A single genomic interval of Selenobaculum gibii harbors:
- the ptsP gene encoding phosphoenolpyruvate--protein phosphotransferase: MPDVLQGKGVISGIAIGKVMLVSQNIDGYLAAYDAGDSESEIQKVHEAIRNVVADLEASVEMLKAKESIDRAAIMEAHLMMAQDSSLESAIIDKVTSTGSAPRAILDASEEYAAMFEAMDDAYLKERAVDIRDVGRRIAKRLLGVPEPELGDEAVILCGHEIEPSVIANIPSNKIGGVILGQGSTTCHAVIIAKARAITTVVGLGKKVEAIKDGTMVLIDGDEGEVLINPDERTITSYQKRLEEQKRQQEHYAQLAPLPAITTDGVKVQLAANIGSADDVKSALTYGCEGVGLFRTEFVFMGKENIPTEEDQYLAYKKAVEKCAGNICVIRTMDIGGDKPLAYLDVPPEDNPFLGWRALRISLTREDLFIPQLKAILRAGVYGKAAIMLPMVISVTEINQVKTLLEKAKNELIAEGKEYSEDVSLGIMVETPAAAVMAPVLAKHVDFFSIGTNDLVQYTLAVDRVNHNVAYLYSHFHPAVLRLIYTTIKAARDHNIWAGMCGEMASDPAAAVLLLGMGIHELSMSAPSIPKVKEKIRKISFEEAKVILEAVLQLETAEEVKEYLKNNL; encoded by the coding sequence ATGCCAGATGTATTACAAGGCAAGGGTGTTATTTCTGGAATTGCTATCGGCAAAGTCATGCTCGTAAGTCAAAATATAGACGGATATCTTGCTGCGTATGATGCTGGTGATAGTGAGTCTGAAATTCAAAAAGTCCACGAAGCAATTCGTAACGTTGTTGCTGATTTGGAAGCTAGTGTTGAAATGCTTAAAGCAAAAGAATCTATAGATAGAGCGGCGATTATGGAAGCTCATCTTATGATGGCACAGGATTCATCACTTGAAAGCGCAATTATTGATAAGGTTACGAGTACGGGGTCAGCGCCAAGGGCGATTTTAGATGCAAGTGAAGAATATGCGGCGATGTTTGAAGCAATGGATGATGCGTATTTGAAGGAACGGGCGGTAGATATCCGCGATGTTGGAAGGCGAATCGCGAAACGGTTACTCGGTGTGCCTGAGCCTGAGCTTGGTGATGAGGCAGTAATCCTTTGTGGGCATGAGATAGAGCCTTCCGTTATAGCAAATATCCCATCTAACAAAATTGGCGGTGTTATTTTAGGACAGGGGAGTACGACTTGTCATGCTGTTATTATTGCCAAAGCGCGGGCGATTACAACAGTTGTAGGTTTAGGCAAAAAAGTTGAAGCGATTAAAGATGGCACAATGGTATTAATTGATGGTGACGAAGGAGAAGTATTAATTAATCCTGATGAACGGACGATTACCAGTTATCAAAAACGATTGGAAGAGCAAAAGCGTCAGCAAGAACATTATGCACAGCTAGCACCATTGCCAGCGATTACAACAGATGGTGTGAAAGTGCAGCTTGCTGCAAATATTGGAAGCGCCGACGATGTGAAATCAGCACTTACTTATGGTTGTGAAGGTGTTGGATTATTTAGAACAGAATTTGTATTTATGGGAAAAGAAAATATTCCGACGGAAGAAGATCAATATCTCGCTTATAAAAAAGCTGTAGAAAAATGTGCAGGTAATATCTGTGTAATTAGAACGATGGATATTGGTGGAGATAAACCACTCGCATATCTTGATGTACCACCGGAAGATAACCCGTTTTTGGGTTGGCGGGCACTACGGATCAGTTTAACTAGAGAAGATTTATTTATTCCGCAATTAAAAGCAATTTTACGTGCAGGTGTTTATGGAAAAGCAGCAATTATGTTGCCGATGGTTATCAGTGTTACAGAAATCAATCAGGTGAAAACTCTGCTTGAAAAAGCAAAAAATGAATTGATTGCAGAAGGAAAAGAATATTCTGAGGATGTATCTTTAGGTATCATGGTAGAGACTCCAGCTGCAGCAGTTATGGCACCCGTTCTGGCAAAACATGTAGATTTCTTTAGCATTGGGACGAATGATTTGGTTCAATATACACTTGCGGTAGATAGAGTAAATCATAATGTTGCTTATTTATATAGCCATTTCCATCCAGCTGTTTTGCGTTTAATTTATACGACGATTAAAGCAGCTAGAGATCATAATATTTGGGCTGGTATGTGCGGTGAAATGGCGAGTGATCCAGCTGCCGCAGTATTGCTTTTAGGCATGGGAATTCATGAGCTTAGCATGAGTGCACCATCTATTCCTAAAGTAAAAGAAAAAATCCGTAAAATTAGTTTTGAAGAAGCAAAAGTTATCCTAGAAGCAGTTCTACAATTAGAGACTGCCGAAGAAGTAAAAGAGTATCTGAAGAATAATCTATAA
- a CDS encoding HPr family phosphocarrier protein has product MEQKVIIVNETGIHARPASMFVQAAAKFKSKITVTAKGKTVDAKSILMIMGMGLTKGTELTIKAEGADAEDAVKALVELVESKFGE; this is encoded by the coding sequence ATGGAACAAAAAGTTATTATTGTGAATGAAACAGGAATTCATGCTAGACCGGCGTCGATGTTTGTTCAGGCAGCTGCAAAATTTAAAAGTAAAATTACGGTAACTGCAAAAGGGAAAACGGTGGATGCAAAAAGTATCTTAATGATTATGGGAATGGGACTTACGAAAGGGACTGAACTTACGATTAAAGCAGAAGGCGCGGATGCAGAAGATGCGGTAAAAGCTTTAGTTGAATTAGTTGAATCTAAATTCGGAGAATAG
- the dhaM gene encoding dihydroxyacetone kinase phosphoryl donor subunit DhaM, with protein sequence MVGIVIVSHSAKVAEGIKEMAMQMSRPEQKIIAAGGMEDGGIGTDAMKIQAAIEAADDGSGVLVLVDLGSAVLSTDVALELVDEELKERVKVADTPILEGAISAAVEASLGSPLDTVVATAEGARKLQKL encoded by the coding sequence ATGGTTGGTATTGTAATCGTATCACATAGTGCAAAAGTAGCAGAAGGAATTAAAGAAATGGCGATGCAAATGTCGCGCCCAGAACAAAAAATCATTGCAGCTGGTGGTATGGAGGACGGAGGAATCGGTACTGATGCAATGAAAATTCAAGCTGCAATTGAGGCTGCGGATGATGGTAGTGGTGTACTTGTCTTAGTGGATTTAGGAAGTGCAGTTTTAAGTACTGATGTTGCATTGGAACTCGTAGATGAAGAATTAAAAGAAAGAGTAAAAGTAGCAGATACTCCAATTTTAGAAGGGGCAATTAGCGCAGCCGTAGAGGCTTCATTAGGAAGTCCGCTTGATACTGTTGTTGCTACGGCTGAAGGCGCCAGAAAGTTGCAAAAATTATAA
- the dhaL gene encoding dihydroxyacetone kinase subunit DhaL — MAEINEVIGVVGKAVIAQKEFLTALDQAIGDGDHGINMARGFEAVEKKLEVLGEGEDIGAVLKTVGMTLISSVGGAAGPLYGTAFMRAAVPATGKFALDVDTAEQMIAAAVKGIQDRGKAVKGEKTMLDVFIPVHECFIEGKEKGKSLLECLEASVKAAEDGVEYTKTIIATKGRASYVGERSIGHQDAGATSLTVMIKALYDYYKK; from the coding sequence ATGGCTGAGATAAATGAAGTAATTGGAGTTGTAGGAAAAGCGGTTATTGCACAAAAAGAATTTTTGACTGCACTTGATCAAGCGATTGGTGATGGGGATCATGGAATTAATATGGCGCGTGGCTTTGAAGCGGTAGAGAAGAAGCTTGAAGTGCTTGGTGAAGGCGAAGATATCGGTGCGGTTTTAAAAACTGTAGGTATGACACTTATCTCAAGTGTTGGTGGAGCGGCAGGCCCTCTATATGGTACAGCTTTTATGCGTGCGGCAGTCCCAGCAACGGGAAAATTTGCATTAGATGTAGACACCGCGGAACAAATGATTGCTGCAGCTGTAAAGGGGATTCAAGATCGCGGCAAAGCTGTAAAAGGTGAAAAAACAATGCTGGATGTATTTATTCCAGTCCATGAATGTTTTATTGAAGGAAAAGAAAAAGGCAAATCATTATTAGAATGTTTAGAAGCTTCGGTTAAGGCAGCAGAAGATGGGGTAGAATACACAAAGACAATTATTGCAACTAAAGGCAGAGCGAGTTATGTTGGCGAACGCAGTATTGGTCATCAAGATGCAGGAGCAACTTCACTTACTGTAATGATTAAAGCTTTGTATGATTATTACAAAAAGTAA
- the dhaK gene encoding dihydroxyacetone kinase subunit DhaK — translation MKKIINVPENVVEEMLQGMVAAHPQYLKRVEGADVVVRVKKGEKVALVSGGGSGHEPSHGGFVGKGMLDGAVAGAVFTSPTPDQVYEAVKAVDSGKGVLLVIKNYTGDVMNFEMAAEMAAADGIEVEKVVVADDVAVENSTWTVGRRGIAGTVFVHKIAGAKAEAGGSLAEVKEVAEKVIANVRSMGMALSPCTVPAAGKPSFELGEKEVEIGMGIHGEPGTHREEIKTADEIVTHLLDKILAEDIVHSGDEVAVLVNGLGATPLMELYVANRKVAEILAEKGIETVKTFVGNYMTSLEMAGFSISVLKLDAEMKKLLLAPADTPALVQF, via the coding sequence ATGAAAAAAATTATTAATGTTCCTGAAAATGTTGTTGAAGAAATGCTTCAAGGTATGGTCGCAGCACATCCTCAATATTTGAAAAGAGTTGAAGGTGCAGATGTTGTAGTTAGAGTGAAAAAAGGTGAAAAAGTAGCTTTAGTAAGTGGTGGTGGTAGTGGTCACGAACCTTCACATGGTGGGTTTGTAGGTAAAGGTATGTTAGATGGCGCTGTTGCTGGTGCTGTGTTTACATCGCCAACACCAGATCAAGTATATGAAGCAGTAAAAGCTGTTGATAGTGGAAAAGGTGTTTTGCTTGTAATTAAAAATTACACTGGTGACGTAATGAACTTTGAAATGGCAGCAGAAATGGCAGCCGCTGATGGGATTGAAGTAGAAAAAGTTGTTGTAGCTGATGACGTTGCAGTAGAGAACAGTACATGGACAGTTGGCCGTCGTGGTATTGCGGGTACAGTGTTTGTGCATAAGATTGCTGGAGCAAAAGCTGAAGCTGGAGGCTCGCTTGCAGAAGTGAAAGAAGTTGCAGAAAAAGTAATTGCAAATGTTCGGTCAATGGGTATGGCTTTATCGCCTTGTACAGTTCCAGCAGCAGGAAAACCAAGTTTTGAACTAGGTGAAAAAGAAGTAGAAATTGGTATGGGTATTCATGGGGAACCAGGTACACATCGTGAAGAAATCAAAACTGCGGATGAAATCGTTACGCACTTACTTGATAAAATTTTGGCAGAGGATATCGTTCATAGTGGCGATGAAGTTGCAGTACTGGTAAATGGTCTTGGAGCAACTCCACTTATGGAACTTTATGTAGCAAATCGTAAAGTAGCAGAAATATTAGCTGAAAAAGGAATTGAGACAGTAAAAACTTTTGTTGGTAATTATATGACTTCTCTCGAAATGGCAGGTTTCTCTATTAGTGTTCTAAAACTAGATGCGGAAATGAAAAAATTGTTGTTAGCACCAGCGGATACTCCGGCGTTAGTTCAATTTTAA
- a CDS encoding sigma 54-interacting transcriptional regulator, translating to MIVQKSHEIYQSRQCKLYIRSKDSERIEIRTLMSLVALKIGCGDSIWVSTDDDKQFSAVEEMVTFLEGDFNLGNSSALKEVDQLLHENAFTAEQIFSSMANGLIVTNQEDIITVCNPAAERLIGIPATKAIGKRVYDVVPNTRMHIVNQTGLGEIASRQAINGAMTLTNRTPIIIDGEVRGTTAIFEDVSALEKVTWEFYEVKEMQERLQLILETVQDGICVLNKVGEIIYANPAYLKIVDRKSAELIGKNIREISPNGVRNTVLKTGKQQMGSIVKKKNGVTVVANTNPIMVDGEIAGVVSVVKKITEVQELMEKLMKVSAKAEYLEQELLRTKKNNKAFAHYIGSSGKVVDVLAMAVKAAKSSATVLIRGESGTGKELIAEGIHYASSRAQGPFIRVNCGAIPSALLESELFGHEKGAFTGATKRKLGKFELANNGTIFLDEIGDMDRNMQVKLLRALQQREFYRVGGETSVKVNVRIIAATNRNLEEMLEKETFRDDLYYRLNVIPLFLPPLRERAQDIPLLIEHFIGKISNEMHKPIKGITTEALDVLVDYRWPGNVRELENIMERVITLMDVEYISLEHLPSYIRGETVVREVKRIEATRRGAFDDNIVLPWEEYEKQIISNALKKCGSFNAAGKMLKLTHKTVATKAKKYGLTKE from the coding sequence ATGATTGTGCAAAAATCACATGAAATATATCAATCACGTCAATGCAAGTTATATATTCGCAGTAAGGATAGTGAGCGAATTGAGATTCGAACCTTAATGTCTTTGGTTGCATTAAAGATTGGCTGTGGAGATTCTATTTGGGTTTCTACAGATGACGATAAACAATTCTCAGCAGTTGAAGAGATGGTTACTTTTCTTGAAGGAGATTTTAATTTAGGAAATTCTTCGGCGTTAAAAGAGGTTGACCAACTTTTACACGAAAATGCATTTACGGCAGAACAGATTTTCTCTAGTATGGCGAATGGTTTAATTGTAACTAATCAAGAAGATATTATAACTGTTTGCAACCCAGCAGCAGAGCGTCTTATTGGTATCCCCGCGACTAAAGCAATCGGAAAGAGAGTTTATGATGTCGTACCAAATACGAGAATGCATATTGTCAATCAGACTGGGTTAGGTGAAATCGCATCTAGACAAGCGATTAATGGTGCAATGACGTTAACGAATCGTACGCCGATAATTATTGATGGAGAGGTCCGCGGAACAACGGCAATTTTTGAAGACGTATCGGCGCTTGAAAAAGTTACGTGGGAATTTTATGAAGTTAAAGAAATGCAAGAAAGATTACAACTTATTTTGGAAACTGTGCAAGATGGTATCTGCGTATTAAATAAAGTTGGCGAGATTATTTATGCGAATCCCGCGTATTTGAAAATTGTGGATCGAAAAAGTGCTGAATTAATTGGGAAAAATATTCGGGAAATATCGCCAAATGGTGTAAGAAATACAGTTCTAAAGACAGGAAAACAGCAAATGGGCAGTATTGTAAAAAAGAAAAATGGTGTTACTGTCGTAGCGAATACAAATCCGATTATGGTCGATGGCGAGATTGCTGGCGTCGTATCTGTTGTGAAAAAAATTACGGAAGTGCAAGAGTTAATGGAGAAACTAATGAAAGTTTCTGCGAAAGCGGAGTATTTGGAACAGGAACTTTTGCGTACGAAAAAAAATAACAAAGCGTTTGCTCATTATATCGGTTCGAGTGGTAAAGTTGTTGATGTATTGGCAATGGCGGTAAAAGCTGCAAAAAGTAGTGCTACGGTATTGATTCGAGGCGAAAGTGGTACGGGGAAAGAATTGATTGCCGAGGGGATTCATTATGCAAGCAGTAGAGCGCAAGGTCCATTTATTCGTGTAAATTGTGGAGCAATTCCATCTGCGTTACTTGAAAGCGAATTGTTTGGTCACGAAAAAGGTGCGTTTACCGGTGCAACGAAACGGAAACTTGGAAAGTTTGAATTAGCGAACAACGGTACAATTTTTCTTGATGAAATTGGCGATATGGACAGGAATATGCAAGTAAAGCTGTTAAGGGCTTTGCAGCAACGCGAGTTTTATCGTGTTGGTGGCGAAACGTCGGTTAAAGTGAATGTGCGAATTATTGCCGCTACGAATCGAAATTTAGAAGAAATGTTGGAGAAGGAAACATTTCGCGATGATTTATATTATCGTTTGAATGTAATTCCACTTTTTTTACCACCACTTAGAGAACGAGCACAGGATATCCCTTTATTAATTGAACATTTTATTGGAAAAATCAGCAATGAGATGCATAAACCAATAAAAGGAATCACGACGGAGGCTCTAGATGTTTTAGTTGATTATCGTTGGCCGGGGAATGTCCGGGAGTTGGAAAATATCATGGAACGAGTGATTACTTTGATGGATGTAGAATATATTTCACTAGAGCATCTGCCTTCCTATATTCGAGGTGAAACAGTAGTTAGAGAGGTCAAAAGAATTGAGGCGACTAGACGAGGTGCATTTGATGATAATATAGTGTTGCCTTGGGAAGAGTATGAAAAACAAATTATCAGCAATGCATTAAAAAAATGTGGAAGTTTTAATGCTGCAGGAAAAATGTTGAAATTAACACATAAGACAGTTGCAACAAAAGCAAAAAAATACGGGTTAACGAAAGAGTAG
- a CDS encoding PRC-barrel domain-containing protein: MKKSINILGLPIISIIECSELGTSKGLMIDANKGIVAGILIEDDEWFRGAKILPFDAITAIGNDAITIMNDTDIIPLTEGADYEPLLVENIKIIGTKVITKTGRLYGKVTEIMIDDAGKIAECEIMNSHNVVVTLAADKISTYGKHVTIIENVEIEPIAPEPIKPTPLAQQSKILKSNQIDPAPIHPPLMKATSFIKPNHMSDDEYKKTLLGHRAKFRLTTDSGVVIIEAGGEVTQEVLQKATLSKKIPELALCLQ, translated from the coding sequence ATGAAAAAAAGTATAAATATTCTAGGTTTACCTATCATAAGTATTATAGAATGTAGTGAACTTGGCACAAGTAAAGGTCTAATGATTGATGCGAATAAAGGAATTGTTGCAGGTATTCTCATTGAAGACGACGAGTGGTTTCGCGGAGCTAAAATCTTACCATTTGATGCAATTACAGCAATCGGCAACGATGCAATTACCATTATGAATGATACGGACATTATTCCATTAACGGAAGGTGCAGATTATGAACCACTATTAGTAGAAAATATAAAAATAATCGGTACAAAGGTCATTACAAAAACAGGCCGCCTTTACGGAAAAGTAACGGAAATTATGATTGATGACGCCGGTAAAATTGCAGAATGCGAAATTATGAATAGTCACAACGTAGTTGTCACCTTAGCTGCTGATAAAATTTCTACGTATGGCAAACATGTTACAATTATTGAAAACGTAGAAATTGAGCCAATTGCGCCAGAACCGATTAAGCCCACACCGCTTGCACAGCAAAGCAAAATTTTAAAATCGAATCAAATTGATCCAGCCCCAATCCATCCACCATTAATGAAAGCAACTTCCTTTATTAAACCAAATCATATGTCAGATGACGAATACAAAAAGACTTTGCTTGGACACCGCGCAAAGTTTCGCTTAACAACGGATAGTGGTGTTGTCATTATTGAAGCTGGCGGCGAAGTTACGCAAGAAGTTCTACAAAAAGCTACTTTATCAAAAAAAATTCCTGAACTCGCGTTATGCCTTCAATAA
- a CDS encoding VanW family protein → MLNSNRIFFGVSTPLVHVSSLTTTEAEANLQTYFQEKIVPAPVIKIDCNNKSWSITADQIDLELDSAATAQKAFSIGRNPNIFKRIYEQIQCFSSGIIIEPEFRCNKTKLTAVLKKVHAQSGQDTEDAYCQLDGEKVTIIPEKIGQKPNFDKLMNDCSLDALKKQLPLIVHLDVEISSPQVTADALKQIDTLLTEYSSQFNAENENRSENIRIAAKSIDKHCIVSGEIFSFNEHVGLRVAEAGFKEAPVLINGKSVPDIGGGVCQVSSTLYNAILLADLKPMNRTPHFHPLGYVPFGLDATVADNLIDFTFQNTLPNSIYLLTKVANNTLTIYILGNHQSLSKETISLASSIDKVIPPAVVEQTDPSLSKGARFIADPGQEGYVVSSYRIKSYQGQEVSRELLYVDTYSAEDKIIRIGTGK, encoded by the coding sequence TTGTTAAATTCCAATCGCATATTTTTTGGAGTTTCCACTCCTCTCGTACATGTTAGCAGCTTGACAACCACTGAAGCAGAGGCAAATTTACAAACCTACTTTCAAGAAAAAATCGTTCCTGCACCAGTGATAAAAATAGATTGCAACAATAAAAGCTGGTCAATCACTGCTGACCAAATTGATTTAGAACTGGATAGTGCAGCTACGGCTCAAAAAGCTTTTTCCATCGGGCGAAATCCCAACATTTTTAAGCGAATTTATGAGCAAATTCAATGTTTTTCTTCTGGAATTATTATAGAACCGGAATTTCGCTGTAATAAAACAAAACTCACAGCAGTCCTAAAAAAAGTACATGCGCAATCTGGACAAGATACGGAAGATGCATATTGTCAATTAGACGGCGAAAAAGTCACGATTATCCCTGAAAAAATTGGACAAAAACCTAATTTTGATAAATTGATGAACGATTGTAGCCTCGATGCATTAAAAAAACAATTACCCCTAATCGTTCATCTCGATGTAGAAATCTCTTCCCCTCAGGTCACCGCTGATGCATTAAAGCAAATTGATACTTTACTTACAGAGTACTCTTCACAATTTAATGCAGAAAATGAAAATCGTTCTGAAAATATTCGTATTGCAGCTAAAAGCATTGATAAGCATTGCATTGTGTCCGGCGAAATCTTTTCTTTTAATGAACATGTCGGGTTACGTGTTGCAGAGGCTGGATTTAAAGAAGCGCCTGTCCTTATTAACGGCAAAAGCGTTCCCGATATCGGTGGCGGCGTTTGTCAAGTAAGCAGCACACTTTATAATGCGATATTGCTTGCCGACTTAAAACCTATGAATCGGACTCCGCACTTTCACCCTCTAGGCTATGTACCTTTTGGACTAGATGCCACCGTTGCCGATAATTTGATTGATTTCACCTTTCAAAATACATTACCAAATAGTATTTATCTTCTAACAAAAGTTGCGAACAATACCTTAACAATTTATATACTCGGTAATCATCAAAGCCTTTCAAAAGAAACGATTAGCCTTGCTTCTTCTATTGATAAAGTCATCCCTCCAGCAGTCGTTGAACAAACAGACCCTTCCTTATCGAAAGGAGCAAGATTTATTGCAGATCCCGGGCAAGAAGGCTATGTTGTATCCTCTTACCGCATAAAAAGCTATCAAGGACAAGAAGTGAGCCGTGAACTCCTCTATGTCGATACCTACTCCGCAGAAGATAAAATTATCCGAATCGGCACTGGAAAATAA